The following nucleotide sequence is from Erinaceus europaeus chromosome 8, mEriEur2.1, whole genome shotgun sequence.
TACCGCACACATCTGTTTGGCACAAGTGGACTGTAAATAGACATGAAAAGAAATCTTTGATTCATGAAGAAATTAATACTAATTACACCGTGGCAGATGTAGCAGTACAGAGATGTCTGGGGTAGCTCACTTCACAATGCTCAGACAAAGAGGAAGGAAGTTGTAGAAGAGCACAAAGAGAGTGAAGAACTATATACTATCAGGTATGTCCAAAAATAActtctaaaataaagaaaaaaaacttttttatttaaataggaAAATGACCCAAGGATTAGGGAATAAACTTTTAATTTAAATGTCCAATTAAGTATAGCTGACCTTAGGGTAAACAGAGGACTGCACTTTCACAAAATGTAGAATCTAACCTATTTATTCtatttgtgtttctcttcttctcccattctttttgTCAGCAGAAAGGGGAATTGCTAGCTATCCAGTTAAGTACAAAAGAAATTCCCTGTAaggttaaaaatgaaaaatgaagctATCATTTAAGGGAACTCCTTCATATTCAATCCTAATGTCAGTGGTTTATAGTTGAGTTGGAATTAAGTGGGTCAAGTCTCTATAATGCATACTCTCCTAGCATACTGTCTGCACCTGCAATTCATCTAGAGCCCAGAGATGTGCAGTTCACACTAAATGTACTTGTTCAAGCCAGTCACTTGAGGTTTGAGGTGTTTGACTTGATGCATCTGTGTCATCCCCCTTACTGGCAGCCTCATTACCATCATTTCCAGCTGGAGATGCTGCTCCCTCGGTCAGAATATTATCCTGCAAAGGATTTTCCTCTTCTATTTGGGTTCCTCTACCCTCACTGACAATAGCATCTTCAAATACTGAATCTTCTGGTGGCACCAGTTCCACATCCCTCATGccctctgacccatctttgacacaggggagctgggactctgcactgacttctgtagttgctggAGGAATCAAGGCAATACTCTGAGGATTCATGTCATGAAACCAAGCCATGATATTGCCAAGGAGATTGTCATTGATGTTAGTGTCCTGGTCGGCTGAGTCAGGGTCACTGGATGAGGGATAGAATTCACTTCTTTCCTCACTGAGTGGGTGTGAACTCAGTGTGTCAGTTGAAAATGGGTCACTTTCGGTTCCTAGTCTTATGAGGCTGTCACCTAGTTCCAACAGCTCAGAACTGCTCAGTGCAGCTCTGGGGCTGTCTGTGTTCATGGGAATGGAGTCCAGCCTGGTAGGTAGAGAAGTGCCTATGGCACCTAAAGATGCTTCATTACTGAGGAAGTCTCTATTTTCTTCATCAATAGCCAGCCCAGACTCCTGCAGTGATAACTGTATTGCGAGAAGTATATTGGGATCATCTTCATCCAGGGAACTCAGAGCCTAAGGCAACAGAAAGTAAAATCGCTttaaaactgaagagggagaaatgATTTAATCCAATGAAGGCCACCACTATTCTTTCACCAGACAGATAATATTACCTCTATTTATAGAGAATTATTTTATTGAATCAAATCTTATTTTTCTCCTTGTCCATGCTAAAGGGGAAATTAAGGAAAATCTCTTTAAGATAAATTTGGCACACAGAAAATTTCTCCTGTAGCATATCTCTGAAATAAAGATTTTGAAATAATAGGAGGCTAAGTGAAAggtaaaacagagaaagaaaagcatgGGCAACAAGGTTGCCAGGAAGGCTACCTGAAGAGAGTCCTGGTTCTCAGAGTGACTGGCAGGGGTGTAGTCGCGTAGGGAAGAGCTGTGCAGCACACTCATAGACGCAGAACTTACCACGGAGGTGCCAGGTCTCCGGCTGCTGCTTCCTTCTGGAATCTCTGTTTCAAAGCAAGTGGAAGCAGAGATGGTTAGCacatttcttatttaaaatggtgacttctctTTCGCTGTTGGTGAACAACCTTATTCACATGCTCACATGAGCTCCAGGAGATTTCTTACCTTTGTCTCATTATAAGTAACAATATATATGCAATACTATTGCTTCAAGCCCACAATTGCTCTTTATATTTCTGCTTGTGCTACATATGGTTCTATTTGTAAAATCAAAGGGTCACTATCCACTtctctttagttcttttttttaatttttaaaaatatttatttattttcccttttgttgcccttgttttattgctgcagttattatttattgttgttactgatgtcatcattgttagataggacagagagaaatggagagaggagggtaagacagggggagagaaagacagacacctgcagacctgcctcactacctgtgaagcgactcccctgcaggtaaggagccggggtatcaaaccaggatccttccaccggttcttgtgcttcgcaccatgtgtgcttaacctgctgcattacctacCGCTGGGACTCCCTTCTCTTTAATTCTTAAGGAACAACAAATGAAGATGTTTTAGTTTTTCAGAGTTCTTAACCTAAAGAATTTGGGGATTAAAGATTATCTGAAGGACAATATATAAGCCTATTGATTGGTTTATGAAAGATGATCAACTGACATTAGTCTGAAGATTTTCAACTAAAAACTTAACATTTAAAAGTTGATcattggacatctaatctttgacaaaggtgcccagactattaaatggggaaagcagagtctcttcaacaaatggtgttagaaaaaaatgggttgaaacatgcagcagaataaaactgaaccactgtatttcaccaaatacaaaagtaattccaagtggatcaaggacttggatgttagaccacaaactatcagatacttagaggaaaatattggcagaactcttttctgcataaattttaaagacatcttcaatgaaacaaatccaattacaaagaagactaaggcaagcataaacctacgggaccacatcaaattaaaaagcttcttcacagcaaaagaaactactacccagggagtcgggctgtagcgcagcgggttaagcgcaggtggcgcaaagcacaaggaccggcataaggatcccggttcgaaccccggctccccacctgcaggggagtcgcttcacaagtggtgaagcaggtctgcaggtgtctatctttctctcctcctctctgtcttcccctcctctctccatttctctctgtcctatccaacaacgacaacaacaataaaacaataagggcaacaaaagggaataaataaataaaataaaaattaaaaaaataaaaattaaaaaaaaaaaaaaagaaaaaagaaactactacccaaaccaagagaccccttacagaatgggagaatatctttacatgccatacatcagataagaagctaataaccaaaatatataaagagcttgtcaaactcgacaacaagaaaacaaataacctcatccaaacaTGGGAAGAGGacaaggacagaatattcaccatagaagagatccaaaaggctgagaaacacatgaaaaaatgctccaagtctttaaccgtcagagaaatgcaaatcaagacaagaatgaaataccacttcactcctgtgggaatgtcatacatcagaaaaggtagcagcagcaaatgctagagagggtgtggggtcaaaggaatccttctgcacagctggtgggaatgtcaattggtccaacctctgtggagaacagtctggagaactctcagaaggctagaaatggacctaccctatgatcctgcaattgctctcctggggatatatcctaaggaccccaacacacccatccaaaaagatctgtgtacacatatgttcttggcagcacaatttgtaatagccaaaacctggaagcaacccaggtgtccaacaacagatgagtggctgagcaagttgtggtatatatacacaatggaatactactcagctattaaaaatggtgacttcaccgtttacaGCTGAATTTGGATGGAGCTtgcaaaattcatgttaagtgaactaagtcagaaagaaaaggatgactatgggatgatctcattctcagcagaagttgaaaaataagatcagaagagaaaacacaagtagagcctgaattggaattggtgtattgcaccaaagtaaaagactctggagtgggtggggggcaggggagaatacaggtccttcagaggacctagtgggagttgtattgttatatggaaaactgggaaatgttatgcatgtacaagctattgtatttactgttgatgtaaaacattaattccccagtaaagaaattaaaaaaaaagtaaaagttgatcattagcccccggctccccacctgcaggggagtcgcttcacatgcagtgaagcaggtctgcaggtgtctttctctccccctctctgtcttcccctcctctctccatttctctctgtcttatctaacagtgacatcaataacaacaacaataattacaacaacaataaaaaataagggcaacgaaagggaaaataaataaattttcaaaaagttgatcattaattaattaacttacagctctggcttatggtggtacggggaattgaacctggggcctcagagcctcaggaatgaaagtctctttgcatggccattatgctatctaccctcacccaatttatttttaaaataaggattttttccctttttaaaggaTGTTTAAGGAGAACTGGAACGAGGAGAAAACTCTTCTGTAAATATCATAATAATAATCAATAGTTACAAAGCAGTGCTTAATTGTTTTACATGCACTATACCATTAATGGCCACAATGAGTCTAGAAAATGGCACTATTAGTGCTGCTTCttgaaaatgaagaaatcaagATGCCATCTTGCATCTCCACATGAATGCATCTAATCATAGCTGGTCTGCTGGAGACCTGTCAAGCTCCATTACCACTCCAACAGGATGAAAGGAAACATGAACCAGGAGAAACTTTGCCAAACTGCAGGCACAAGTGTAAGTGGGAAAGGAATTACtcacagaaaaaaagaaggtATGTCGTAGAACAACTGCAGcagatgatttaaaaaacaaaaaacaaaaacactatttCTCCTTAAAGAAGTTAGGGATGACCAGTGTTGCTTGCATCGAAGAAGTACGTATTTATGTACCAAGAAACAGCGACTCACTTTAACAACCCTAAAGTCCAGGTATATCTGGTAGCAAACACTTTCACCATTACGGGCCATGCCGACACAAAGCACCTGACAGAGCATCTAGCATCATGAAATGGCATGACTGTTTGACTAGTTTAAGGAGATTGGCTAAAGCTCTACCCAACCAGTCTATGGGGAAAAGCACCACTCGCTACAGAAGAGGATGATGTTTCTAGATCTTGTGGAAAATTCTGATGAGGCTTCTAAGAATGAACCAAACCAAATTAAATTAACTTCCtaagaaaaaaaacttgaagttactagtatttgttattttatattatgACTGCTTTCTGAAATTTTGTGCATGAGTCTGATAAAATTGAGGTCTCTGATATTTTTAAGCTTAAACTCCATGGTCATTGAAGCTCTTTTCAGATTTTGCTTATATACAACTCATTTGCAGCTAATAAAGCTGAAGAAGCCTGGGAATAAAGTTTAAACAAAAATCACTAATTTACCTAgtatacagttttatttttttatttcactgacactcatttgtaCACAACAAGCAAAGCTGCTTATCAAAAACTAGTCATATGTAATGTGGCATTCTTTGATGGAATTGGATTAGAGATTAAAAATGAcatagaaggaattacagaagccagaccttccaccttctgctccccattaagatctttggttcatactcccagagggataaagaattgggaagcttTTAATggagggaagggatatggaactctggttgtgggaaatgGATGacattttacccttcttatcccacagtcttgtcaaccatgattaaatcactaataataataataaaacagaagaatattaaaaggaggaagaaacaggaagaggcaaaggggaaggagaagaagaagcaaatgAGATGTCATCTGGGAGGTAGCTTAGTTGGAATGCGGGTAGAATATACTctgcctgggagtcgggtggtagcgcagcgggttaagtgagtgtggcacgaagagcaaggactggcgtaaggatcccagtttgcgcccccggttccccagctgtaggggagtcacttcacaggcggtgaagcaggtctgcaggtgtccatctttctctcccccgtctgtcttcccctcctttctccatttctctctgtcctatccaacaatgacatcaataacaataataactacaacaacaacaaaaagacaagaagggcaacaaaagggaaaataaataaataaa
It contains:
- the ANKIB1 gene encoding ankyrin repeat and IBR domain-containing protein 1, producing the protein MQCAKCKYDFCWICLEEWKKHSSSTGGYYRCTRYEVIQHVEEQSKEMTVEAEKKHKRFQELDRFMHYYTRFKNHEHSYQLEQRLLKTAKEKMEQLSRALKETEGGCPDTTFIEDAVHVLLKTRRVLKCSYPYGFFLEPKSTKKEIFELMQTDLEMVTEDLAQKVNRPYLRTPRHKIIKAACLVQQKRQEFLASVARGVAPADSPEAPKRSFAGGTWDWEYLGFASPEEYAEFQYRRRHRQRRRGDVHSLLNNPPEPDEPSESTLEIPEGSSSRRPGTSVVSSASMSVLHSSSLRDYTPASHSENQDSLQALSSLDEDDPNILLAIQLSLQESGLAIDEENRDFLSNEASLGAIGTSLPTRLDSIPMNTDSPRAALSSSELLELGDSLIRLGTESDPFSTDTLSSHPLSEERSEFYPSSSDPDSADQDTNINDNLLGNIMAWFHDMNPQSIALIPPATTEVSAESQLPCVKDGSEGMRDVELVPPEDSVFEDAIVSEGRGTQIEEENPLQDNILTEGAASPAGNDGNEAASKGDDTDASSQTPQTSSDWLEQVHLV